The following coding sequences are from one Nicotiana tomentosiformis chromosome 3, ASM39032v3, whole genome shotgun sequence window:
- the LOC138908332 gene encoding uncharacterized protein: MATFEALYGRRSRSPIRWFEPGEAKLYGTDLVKDALEKVKLIQERVRTAQSRQKCYVDQKARDLSFMVGKKVLLKVSSMKGIMRFGEKEKPVAIVDKQVRQLRSKKVSAVKVQWRGQPAKEATCEAEDDMQSKYPYLFSTSAF; the protein is encoded by the exons ATGGCtacatttgaggctttatatggtcgacgaAGTCGTTCGCCCAtaagatggtttgagcccggtgaagctaagttatatggtactgatttggtgaaggatgccttggaaaaggtaaagttaattcaggagcgagttcgtacagcacagtccagacagaaatgttacgtggatcagaaagcgcgtgatttgtCGTTTATGGTGGgtaaaaaagttctcttgaaggtttcgtcgatgaagggaatcatgagatttggggaaaagg agaagccagttgccattgttgataaacaggttcgccagttgaggtctaagaaagTTTCTGCTGTAAAAGTCcaatggaggggccaaccagccAAGGAAGCGACTTGTGAGGCCGAGGAtgacatgcagagcaaatatccatacttattcagcacttcag CTTtttga